A genomic segment from Nicotiana tabacum cultivar K326 chromosome 9, ASM71507v2, whole genome shotgun sequence encodes:
- the LOC107789212 gene encoding uncharacterized protein LOC107789212, producing MAELKRKNRGGGSRQNKGRKDFKKRKQNSHERKDGRRKGPRLPNAMLKELQLPKRSNEYSDEDIASDDEAVNDFYEYEEGVAEEESKKNKRFDPVENFQYELPDDFEDENVSSDEGDGDEDEDGRRGEDDEEEDDGRHSRLLQEITGLPTDAFDGKKKKNDVIISEAYPESEYNPSRDILDGDGRISVQDLLGPLQGKSGYSKVRKSMSRMEKKSIPMHAPLPKPDQQRLERKVAYDFSKKDVTKWEPHVKRNREATTIYFDEDKDVGFSTVGAIAAEFQPRTDFEKEIASLVNDNEIVEAHRKDGARLLELNKISVEDVRDRQDQLAKMRSLLFRHEMKAKRVKKIKSKVYHRLLKKDRLKQAGTAVETDPEAAKEQAMKQEFKRAEERMTLKHKNSSKWAKRILQRGLDVQDDGTRAAITEQLNQHALLTRKANNMKESSSSEESSDDDDLDETSDGSDQDAAVKLLKKAKDRTVEVLDGDEELPASGVLSLPFMVRGLKRRKAAADEEAKLALKEYESSLKEFEEKNEPKTQGTNILSGRRVFGAQKKQELVPKKKATSDNYYGDSDSEGERDARETGITAREENNFPEREVHFDPSSLREESEIGHDSLFKSFEDIAREPCTKTSYEVSIFADDSWKKMNDSSVKGKQTKSANAKSAMALQITDPVASEPEGEEIDEDNDTDSGGEMVDGILSVGTKSTYEIPSQEELIRRAFAGDDVEDDFEREKQDALNEEVPEPEKPLLLPGWGQWTNIQKKRGPPSWMLADHDIAKKKREEALKKRKDANLNHVIISEKRDKKAEKLHTPTLPYPFTSQEVFEQSIRMPIGPEFNPVTTVGALTRPEVVKRNGIIIKPIKFEEVDPHGKSDHKRGGMQKKKGGKSKGNKATKKKTV from the exons ATGGCGGAGTTGAAGAGGAAAAACAGAGGAGGAGGGAGCAGACAAAACAAAGGTCGAAAAGACTTTaagaagagaaaacaaaattCACATGAACGTAAAGATGGTAGAAGAAAAGGTCCGCGTTTACCTAATGCTATGTTAAAGGAGCTTCAATTACCTAAAAGGTCCAATGAATACTCCGATGAAGACATTGCTTCTGATGATGAAGCTGTTAATGATTTTTATGAATATGAAGAAGGGGTTGCTGAAGAAGAATCCAAGAAAAATAAACGATTTGACCCTGTTGAGAATTTCCAGTATGAGCTTCCTGATGACTTTGAG GATGAAAATGTATCATCAGATGAAGGAGATGGTGATGAAGACGAGGATGGTCGGCGAGGAGAGGATGATGAGGAAGAGGATGATGGCAGGCATTCACGGTTATTGCAAGAAATCACTGGTCTTCCGACTGATGCTTTTGATG gaaagaagaagaaaaatgatgtAATAATATCCGAGGCATATCCAGAGTCTGAATATAATCCCAGTCGTGATATTCTGGATGGAGATGGCCGCATTAGCGTCCAGGATCTTCTCGGCCCTCTCCAGGGGAAGTCTGGCTATAGCAAAGTTAGAAAGAGCATGAGTCGGATGGAGAAGAAGTCCATACCCATGCATGCACCTCTGCCGAAACCAGATCAACAGAGATTGGAAAGAAAGGTAGCTTATGATTTTAGCAAGAAAGATGTTACGAAATGGGAACCTCATGTCAAAAGAAACAGGGAAGCAACAACTATCTATTTTGACGAAGATAAGGACGTGGGATTTTCTACTGTAGGAGCTATAGCTGCTGAATTTCAACCACGAACTGATTTTGAGAAAGAAATTGCTTCTCTTGTTAATGACAATGAGATTGTTGAAGCTCATAGAAAAGATGGTGCAAGGCTTCTTGAACTGAATAAG ATATCTGTAGAAGATGTAAGGGACCGCCAAGACCAGCTTGCTAAGATGCGTAGTCTTCTTTTCCGTCATGAAATGAAGGCAAAACGAGTCAAGAAGATAAAATCGAAAGTGTATCATCGTTTGCTGAAGAAAGATAGATTGAAACAAGCAGGTACTGCAGTTGAAACTGATCCAGAAGCAGCCAAAGAGCAGGCAATGAAACAAGAATTCAAAAGGGCAGAG GAACGCATGACGCTGAAGCACAAGAACAGCTCCAAGTGGGCAAAGCGCATCTTACAACGTGGCTTGGATGTGCAAGACGATGGAACTCGAGCTGCTATTACTGAACAACTGAATCAACATGCCCTTTTGACAAGAAAAGCAAATAACATGAAAGAGAGTAGTAGTAGTGAAGAAAGCAGTGATGATGATGACCTTGATGAGACTTCTGATGGATCAGATCAGGACGCTGCAGTGAAACTGTTGAAGAAAGCAAAGGACAGGACTGTTGAAGTCTTAGATGGGGATGAAGAATTGCCAGCGTCAGGAGTGCTTTCTTTACCTTTCATG GTCCGTGGATTGAAAAGAAGGAAAGCAGCCGCTGATGAAGAAGCAAAGCTTGCTCTAAAAGAGTATGAGTCATCATTGAAGGAATTCGAAGAGAAGAACGAGCCAAAAACTCAAGGAACAAATATTTTGAGTGGTAGGAGAGTTTTTGGAGCTCAAAAAAAGCAGGAACTTGTACCCAAAAAGAAAGCGACATCAGACAATTACTATGGTGACAGTGATAGTGAAGGTGAGAGAGATGCCAGAGAAACTGGCATTACTGCTCGTGAAGAAAATAATTTTCCTGAGAGGGAAGTTCATTTTGATCCCAGTTCACTTCGTGAAGAGTCTGAGATTGGTCATGATTCTCTGTTTAAG AGTTTTGAGGACATTGCGAGAGAACCATGCACAAAGACTTCATACGAAGTTTCCATTTTTGCTGACGACTCGTGGAAAAAG ATGAATGATTCTTCAGTTAAAGGGAAGCAGACAAAATCTGCAAATGCAAAAAGTGCGATGGCTTTACAGATAACAGACCCTGTTGCGAGTGAACCTGAAGGGGAG GAAATTGATGAGGATAATGATACAGATAGTGGAGGAGAAATGGTTGATGGGATTTTATCTGTTGGGACTAAGTCCACATATGAAATCCCATCTCAGGAAGAACTTATTCGGCGTGCTTTTGCTGGTGATGATGTTGAAGACGACTttgagagagaaaaacaagatgCCTTGAATGAGGAAGTTCCCGAGCCTGAAAAACCCCTTTTACTGCCTGGTTGGGGCCAATGGACCAATATACAAAAGAAGAGAGGTCCACCTTCTTGGATGCTTGCAGACCATGATATTgccaaaaagaaaagggaagaagctCTCAAGAAGAGAAAAGATGCAAAtttgaatcatgttattatctccGAAAAGAGGGATAAGAAG GCTGAGAAGTTACACACGCCGACGCTGCCTTATCCCTTTACTTCCCAAGAAGTTTTTGAGCAGAGCATTCGGATGCCCATTGGACCTGAATTCAACCCCGTAACAACAGTTGGAGCTCTTACTCGCCCAGAG GTGGTAAAGAGGAATGGTATTATCATAAAGCCTATCAAATTCGAGGAAGTAGATCCCCATGGAAAATCGGACCACAAACGTGGTGGTATGCAGAAAAAGAAGGGTGGTAAAAGTAAGGGCAATAAAGCCACGAAAAAGAAAACCGTGTAG